TGCTCTTATTTATTCACAATCATTTTAGGGTAAGTAAATCAAAATAATCAATCTTATTTATCGTATATGATATATAATTAAATTTAAATGATACTATAATAGATATGTAATATATTTTTAATATGTATATTTATTAAATGAGGTTTGTACTTATATGATTTTATGATTATTTTCATATTTGTATAACAAAATTTTACACCAACATTTTTTTTAATGTGGAATGTTTAGTGGTTTCAATAATTTATAATCATTTAAAAAAACAATGAAGATTTCAAAATTAAAATATTAACTTTTCAATATATGTTCAACGCAGATGTCAAAATATAAGTATGTACTTTTATATGATGTGTAGTTTAATTTAAACGATATGAAATATGTACCTATATATATTAACATAAACACCTTTTAAAATAAAATTATTTATTCATATGATTTTATTATCGTTGTATTTTATTATAGAAATAATATTTAAACCTTTAATCACAAAAGTTTATGTGAGACTTTTAAAAGTTTTAGTAATTTATACTCTTTTTGAAAAATTCAAAATACAACATATACAAAAAATCTAAATTTTTATTATATGATTAATGTAATTGTGTAATTTATTTTAATAATTAAACAAAAATGATAGAAAGTATACAGATTGTTAGAAAATCTTTATTATTTAAAATCGTTAATTTCATATATATCTTAATCACATTAGATAATTTCAAATCTTTATTATTTAAAATCATTAATTTCATATATATCTTAATCACATTAGATAATTTCGTAGGTTTTATTTAAGGAAAAAATATATAATAATTTCAATTTGATAAATGAATAGTCCATAATGGACATACTATATAATATAACATTCTCTATTAATTTAATTTTGGACTAACGAAATTTTAATTGATTCAGCAAAATTAACATTCCAATTACGTGAAAATTCAGCATGACGCTTTTTTAATTAGTACAAACTACGGGTTATAACTTATAAATGTTTCTCTATGAGATATTTTAGAGAGTTTAATTTTATTCAACTGTTAAAAAAATCGTGAATTTTTATTATAGCCTAATATTTTCATTTAAAATTATCAAACAAAAATGTAGACGGGTACAAAATGTATATTTATTTTATTGTATTGGAAAATGTGGATCTGAGTAAGAAGAATAAATAATTAGAACAAATTTTTACAAAACTAAATCTGAAACCCTCAAGGTAAGCCAGAGGGGCTAGCCAACAAACTGTCGGAGAACTCTGTCATGTCTTTTAGGAACTCCAGTTGTTACACGTTGATTTGATGAGTTGAGTCTTGTCTTCTTCGCCACTGTTCCTGGCTTTGTGTTATAACAACCCCTCTCCTCCCCTCACCTTCCGAGAACTAAAAAACAGACCAAACGTCTCAAACCCGCATAACATTTGATTCTTAACCTTCCAGAGATCTATAGAGAGAGAGATGGGAGCAGCGTCCATGGAGAGAGAAAATGGTGCTGTAGCGGCGGCGGCGGCGGCGACGACGGAGATGTTATCTCCTCCTCGGGTGAATTCGCCGCGTCAAGCATTGGTTGAGAGATTGAAAGATTATGGACAAGAAGATGTTTTCGCTCTTTTGGATGAGCTCTCACCAGACGAGCGAGATTTCCTTGTCAGAGATATCGAGGTGTCTTCTCCTTTAGATTCACTCTCAGATTCAAGATTATCAGTTATGCTATTTTTTAACTGGTTCTTGATTTTGGCTAATTTCCAGAACTTGGATCTTCCAAGAATAGATCGGATCATCAGATGCTCACTTCACTCTCAAGGTAGGTTTCCGTCAAAATGTCATTCAAGTCTCTAAGTTACATGCATTGCCTTTTCATCAGTTTCTTGTTGGTTATTAGGTTTGCCTGTGGCGGCGATCGAGCCAGTGCCCGAGAACTGGGTCGCTACGGTAGATAGAAGAACAATGGAAGACAGAGAGAAATGGTGGAAGATGGGATTAAAGACTATCTATGAAGGCAAATTAGGAGTTGTGCTTTTGTCTGGTGGACAGGTATATTAATTACTTTTGTCTTTAATCTTCAGTGTTAAATTGATGCTAATTAACCAATTTTATAATCAAGTAGCTAATGATAGTGCCTAAATGATTCTCTTCTTGATGGGTTTTCGAATAGTGCTTACCTACCTAAAACTAAAAGGGATTAGTAGATGATACGGTTTTAATGCGATCTTTGCTTTATAATAATTGCTATAATCTGAAACGGAGAAGGGTTATTATAGTGGCAATCATATGATTATTTAGAAACAAATCAGTGTCGGTGGGTCTTCTTAATTTTATTTTGGGTAAGTTGAGTTAATGGCGATTTCTAGGAGGAATATAAGAAATTGAAAAAGGATCATGAGTGATCCTTGTGATCTGAAAAGATGCTTTTTATAGGATTCCGTAACTTTAATATAATACCTTAAGTAAGTTGCTGTGTTCCGTGTGATGCAAGGAAGGTCATAAAAATTCGGATTTAAAACATTTGAGTTGCTTGGAAATTACTTCATTACATAACTTGAGAAGATGTTTATTCTTTGTACTCTTCTCTCTCGTACCGTACAAACGAAAATGAATGATGTTGAAAGGAAAGAATACTAGCTTTTAGTAGATTCCAGCTAACTTTTGTTGGCCACATTGTAGTACATTTGTCAAGAGATCTGCTAATGAAAAGGATTTGATTATGACACTAATGACAGGGAACAAGGCTTGGAATTTCAGATCCCAAAGGATGTTTCAGTGAGTACTTTCTCATTTTCTTTCTGCTTTTCTTCTCCCTAATCTTCTTTACAGTAACATTGCTTGGAAAATACAGAGCAATAGAAATAATTTTCTTCCTTAGAATGCACCTCTTAGGATATTATGCTTTAGATTAATAAGAGTACTTCTGATATATTTTGTCATGCTCTGAGTAGGGCTCAGGTTACTTAACATGGTACTTAAATTGACTTAAAATTCCATCTCAGACATTGGACTACCGTCAGGGAAGTCGCTCTTTCAGATTCAAGCAGAGAGAATCTTGTGTGTCCAAAGACTTGCTGCTCAAGTAGTGAGTGAAGGTGGTGAGACTCATGCCTTCCTCTTCTACATTCCAATGTATTTTGTATCATTTTACCATATTTTGACACTCCTTTTTCTAAAATAATAGTCTATCTTCAGGTCCAACTCGGCCAGTAACAATACACTGGTATATTATGACTAGTCCATTTACTGATGAGGCGACACGAAAGTATTTCTCAAGTCACAAGTACTTTGGCCTTGAACCAGATCAAGTACGATGCTTCTTAGTTGTTAGACAGACATGTTCCTTCACACTGTTCCCTTCTGTGTCTGACCAAAAGTGTTGATCACTTTACTACAGATTAGTTTCTTCCAACAAGGTACGTTGCCTTGCATTTCAAAGGATGGGAAGTTTATCATGGAGACACCTTTCAGTGTATGTACCATATTATAACTAGTCCAGTCTCTTTAAGTTTTATCTTTGGTTAGTAACTTAAGTCTTTATGAGTTGATTTACGTATTATCAGCTAGCTAAAGCTCCAGATGGTAACGGGGGAGTCTATGCTGGTAAACTTGATTATGATCGTTTACTATAATACAGTTTCTTCGTTTTGCTGAATCTAATCCGAGATTTTACAGCTCTTAAGTCTTCAAGGTTATTAGAGGATATGGCTTCTAGGGGAATCAAATATGTAGACTGCTATGGCGTCGACAATGTTTTGGTTAGTTTTCTTGTATAATCTTCTTGAGTCCTCATATATTTGCTTAACTCGGATATAATGGTGAAACTTGGAAAGCAGGTTCGAGTAGCTGATCCTACTTTCCTAGGATACTTTATCGACAAAGGTGCTGCTTCTGCTGCAAAAGTTGTGCGGAAGGTATCTAAGATCACACATTTTATGTGGTCAATAATCTTTCTAGATGATGCAAATGTTGCGTGTATGATAATAACAGGCATACCCTCAAGAACAGGTTGGAGTATTTGTTAGAAGAGGAAAAGGTGGACCGTTGACTGTAGTTGAGTACAGTGAGCTAGATCAGCCAATGGCTTCTGCTATTAATCAACGAACAGGACGTCTTCAATATTGCTGGAGTAACGTAAACACCATCTTTCTTCACAACTCAGCCCAAATTGCAAAAAGCTTATATATGAAAAAACGTTTTTGATTCACATCTTTGTCACCAGGTGTGCTTAAACATGTTCACGTTAGACTTTCTAAATCAAGTAGCGACCGGCCTAGAAAAAGACGGCGTGTAAGCTCCACAAACTCAACATATCAGAATGTTATGTGTGTGTTAAATTTGTTTTAACAAAAAAAAAAGTGTGTTAAATTTGTTTTTTTTTTCGGGCAGCTACCATTTGGCAGAGAAGAAGATACCGTCTATGAATGGATACACAATGGGACTGAAACTAGAACAATTCATTTTCGATTCGTTTCCTTATGCTCCTTCAACCGCACTCTTTGAGGTAAACTATTATCTTTTCATTTACACAAAAGATATAAAAAATATAAAAAACTTAGATTGAGCAGTTAATGTGTGTAGGTGTTAAGAGAAGAAGAGTTTGCACCAGTGAAGAATGCAAATGGGTCGAACTTTGACACACCGGAAAGTGCGAGGCTTTCGGTACTAAGACTACACACACGTTGGGTCATAGCAGCTGGTGGATTTCTTACACATTCTGTGCCTTTATATGCAACTGGTAAAACTCCAAAAAAAGACATAATTCTTTTTCGACAAGTTTTGTAACTTGTATATATTTTGAAATTTTTTGGTAACCAATAAACTAGGTGTTGAGGTTTCACCGTTGTGCTCGTACGCGGGAGAAAATCTTGAAGCTATTTGTCGTGGAAGAACGTTTCATGCACCTTGTGAAATATCCCTCTAACGATTTTTATTTTCTTTTGGTATTGAAATGTCTTCTTTTGCTTTTTGTCTTCTTTCGGCTGTGGTTTATATATAAACTTAAATCTCCCCATGGGAGAGAGTGGTCTTGGTGTTTTGGTATCCATTGTAACATATCTAATAAAAAGTTGTTGGTTTCTTAAACTTTTGGGGTATAGACAGATAGCTTACAGAGTTTGGTTCCATGTTTGTTTTATAGAAGTCAAAGTTTCAATTAAAGTCTCCAACACAACCACATGGTCATTAGAAAATTCCAAAGAACGATGCAATCATACAAGATATGGAGGAAAGTGTGTGAATTTTACTTTGTGTTTACATGAGGTTTTTTCTTTTAAGTTACAATTACAATTTTTAGATAGGAAAACAAAAAGAGATCAGTTCTCATGAATGTTTTTGCAATGTCGAACATTAAACGTTTCATTCCTTATTTTGTATGACGCCTACAGGTGAAAGTGAGATGTATAAAGAAGATATTTCATATGATATGCTAGAGATTGTATATTCTCTGTAATTATAGCTTTCCTTATCAGTCTGCTTCCAATGTTGTATATAAACCTATTCTCTATGTTAATAAAATCACGCTTCACGTTCTTTATGGTATCAGAGCGCAGAGCAATATATTCTCCACCGTTATCTGAATATAGAGTCGCTATCTTTTGCTGAAAATGATTCTCAACTAACGGTTTGAACGCCATGAATACCTCTTTGACTTGTGACTTCTTCTGCAAGGAATACAGCCAAGTGTATCGGCTGTAATGATCGACGAAGAGAACATAATATTTGTTGTTATCAACTGAAGTTATTGGTGATGTCCAGACGTCAGAGAAGATATATTGCAGAGGTAGCGTTGAACGGATACTGCTTGTTTGGAAAGGAATTTTATGACTCTTATTGATGTGGCAATCAGAACAAACAACTGGTTTTTGAATAATCGAAGAAGAAGCAACAGGCAAAGAATTTTTAGAAATAATAGATTGCATAACTGGAGGAGAAGGATGTCCCAATCTTGAGTGCCAGGAAGCCATTGACGTCTTGATTCGGTAAGAGGACGAGAAGGCATGTGCTTGACTTGCACTCATAGGCCATTCATAAAGTTCATTCTTGGTTCGGCCTTGAAGAAGAGGCGCCCCCGTGCTGAGATCCTTCACCTGAAAATGGGCCGGGAAAAATTCAACAGAAACTTGATTAGTATTACATAAGTGATATACTGAAATCAAGTTCTTGTGAATATCAGGAACACATAATATCTTGTCTAGAGCTAGATTACGAGATGGAGAAGATAAAAGAGTTGAACCAGTGTGAGTTATCGCAAGAGGAGAGCCATCACTGATTAAAACATCATCACCACCTTGATAAGGCTGATGCAGCAAGAGATTATTGAGATCATTGGTCATGTGATGGGTAGCGCCACTGTCAAAGAGCCAATTGTTGGCTGAGTAGGGTGAAACCGTTGCTGCGTTAGCTCTTGGTTGCCAAGGCATGGTTGAAGCATTCGGAAAAGACTGAGGAGAACTCTGCTGCAGGCTCTGAAGTTGAGGACACCGACGCGCACTGTGACCTTGCACGTTGCAGAACTGGCATTTACCAAGATAGGGCCTTGGTTGCCGTTGGCCAGAACGGTTGTACTGCTTCTGAGTGTTGTCACTCCAGTTGTTCTGTTGACGTTGAGATTGACGTTGATTGTTGTTATTAAAACGAGAGGAATTGCTATTGTTGTTGTAAGCAACGTTAGCAGTGACCGGAAGGTGCGGCGCAGGAGTAGCAATAAGGAGCTTGATCTCATGATTTAAGAGACGCTCGTGAAGCTCAGTAAGACAAGGTGGCGTGTCTCTTCCCTCAACCTGATCCACTATCGGTTTGTACTCATCTGGAAGCCCTTCAAGAATAAACTCGATTTGATCTTCAAGTTCAAGAGGCTTGCCAAGAATCGCCAGTTGTTCAATGCGCATAGTGAAGCCCTGAAAGTACTCATCAATGGAACGTGTACCTTTAGTCCAAAGCTTCATTTGATTCCGAAGTTGCTTGTTGTGCGCTCTTATCTACAAGAACATGGCATCTCTCATCTTACCTCTCCGCCTCACACCCCGGAACATAATGGTTTGTCAGAACGAAAGCACCGTCATGTCGTTGAAACTGGATTGTCTCTGATGTCTGCGGCTTCTGTCCCAAAGAAGTATTGGTCCTATGCGTTTGCTGTTGCGGTCTACTTGATAAACCGTCTTCCTACTGCTGTGTTATCTGATCAGTCTCCATATCAAAAGCTTCATAATGTGCTTCCCAATTATGAGAAGTTGAGAATCTTTGGTTGTTGCTGTTATCCATGGTTGAGGCCATATACAGCACACAAGCTGCAGGACAGATCGAAAGCATGTGTGTTTATGGGATACTCTCTGACTCAGAGTGCGTATCTCTGTCTTGATGTCTCTGCTGGTCGCATGTATACTTCCCGTCATGTCCAATTTGATGAGGCTACATTCCCGTTCAAAACAGATTCTCTGCTTTCTGTACCACCAACACAACAACGTGGTGAAGAGAAGGCTTCTTCTACTCCTGTCATGGTCACAAAAGTTCATCTGGTTCCGTCTTCACAGCCCCCGAGCTCAGATCCTCACCCTACTGTCTCGTTCTCATCATCAGCGACTCCAACTCCAGCATCATCTTAATCACCAGTCGACTTTGCATCTCAGGTATTGCCTTCTATAAACTCTAACTCTACTACTCATGCTACTACGTCTTCTTCCCCTCTCTCAGACCCTACTGGTCAAACTAATATCCCAAATCACCCGAACAACCCTGACCAGCCTACCCTCACCACACAAAGGCCCACTGGCTCAACCATTCTCCCGAATCAACAAACCACTATAACAGAAACCACCTCCACCTCCCAAAGACCCACTGGTCCAACTACAGTCCCCACTGTCACTGCTACTACTCCAGTGCAACAACCACCGCAAAACACCCATCAAATGAGAACTAGAGCTAAAAATCAGATCTCAAAACCAACTAAAAAGTTCAGCCTCACTGCCGCTCTTGACCACATCATTGAACCAGAACCTGCAACTTTTCGACAAGCTATGAAAGATACACTATGGCGTGAATCAATGTCTGAGGAGATCACTGGTCAAATCGAAAAAGATACATGGGAGTTAGTACCGGCCTCACCTACACAGAAGGTGATTGGATGTCAGTGGATTTACAAGAACAAGTTACTACCTAATGGCAAGCTTGGTAAACGAAAGTCCCGTCTGGTTGCTAAAGGAAATCATCAACAGTATGGTCTAGACTACAAAGAAACATTCAGCCCTGTGGTCAAAGCTGTTACCATTCGCCTTGTACTTGGATATGCGGTCAGTAATTATTGGCATGTACGGCAACTTGATGTCAATCAAGCCTTCTTACAAGGAACTCTAAATGAAGAAGTGTTCATGGACCAGCTTCCTGGATTTATTGATGCAGATCGTCCGACTCATGTATGTAGACTCAAGAAAGTGATATATGGTTTAAAGCAAGCCCCCCGAGCTTGGTATTTGGAACTCAAGAACTTTCTCATCCTCTGTGGTTTCACCAACAGTTATGCTGATGCCTCGCTTTTTTTTCACAGTCGCAACAATCTTCTTGTCTATGTACTCGTCTATGTAGACGATATCTTGGTCACAGGTAACAACAATGATGCTGTTTCACGTGTGATTGCTGCCTTAGGTGAACGTTTTTCTCTCAAAGATCAAGGAGATGTCAATTACTTCCTTGGCATTGAAGTCACAAGAACAAGTCACGGCTTACACCTCATGCAGCGGAAGTACATTCTCGATCTTCTTGTCAAAACAAATATGTTCGAAGCCAAGCCAGTCGCCACTCCTATGCAAACGACTCCGAAGCTGTCGTTACAGTCAGGCAATCCAATTACGAACGTCACAGAATATAGAATGGTGGTCGGAAGCTTACAATACTTGGCTTTCACTCGTCCTGATATCTCCTTCGCAGTTAATAGGCTCTCTCAGTTCATGCATAAACCTACAGACGAGCATTGGCAAGCAGCCAAGAGAGTTCTACGATATTTAGCAGGCACTGCTACACATGGTGTTCTCCTTCGCTCCAGTAATACGTTGAACTTACATGCTTTCTCGGATGCAGATTGGGCCGGTGATGTTGATGACTACGTCTCAACCAATGCATACATCATCTACATGGGTCACCAGCCTATCTCCTGGTCTACAAAGAAACAAACGGGTGTGGCTCGTTCTTCAACGGAGGCTGAATATAGAGCCATTGCGAATGCAACTTCAGAGGTTAGGTGGATCTGTAATATCCTCACCGAACTTAATATCACCATACCTCGAGCTCCTGTGATCTATTGTGATAACATTGGGGCAACTTACTTGAGTGCAAATCCAGTATTTCACTCTCGTATGAAACATCTTGCGTTGGACTATCACTACATTCGTGGACAGGTGCAATCAGGTTCCTTGCGCGTCACTCATATTTCCTCTAAAGATCAATTAGCTGACGCTTTAACAAAGCCTCTTCCTCGCCTCAGCTTCAACATGGCGTGTTCCAAGAATGGAGTTCGACCTCGCCCTCCATCTTGCGGGGGCGTATAAAGAAGATATTTCATATGATATGCTAGAGATTGTATATTCTCTGTAATTATAGCTTTCCTTATCAGTCTGCTTCCAATGTTGTATATAAACCTATTCTCTATGTTAATAAGATCACGTTTCACGTTCTTTAAGATGTACATATGTGATATGTCCAAATTGGCATGTCCAAATCCAAATAGGTATGGCCCATTCCTCAGAAGTTTTTATGGGATCCTTGTCTACCAAAGTATACAAAAAAATCAGCCAACGATCACTCAAATAATTAGTGGACGATGAATTGATGATAGATGCTTAGATTTTTTTTCCTTTTTCTTTTATCTTCCATCCACTCATCCAATTTATTTAGTTATTCACTATAACAATTATGACTTTGGACTCTTTTTTTGTTTAGACATTAATGATTTGTTTGTAAATCGATTTTTTGTCTAACTTCCTAACATACTTGGGCCTCTAACTGACTAACCGATTCATCTCGCCTTTTGTTCCGAACAAAATTGGACTAGTCCGTTCGAGCTCTTATATGGACATGTCCATGACCAGTCTACTATGTTTTGAACGCAGTTACGCAGATCACTCATGTACACTCCGCCATCCATGTGAGATCTCTGATGAAAGTTTACATAAAGAATGCTGCTAAAGATATTTAATAAAAAATACACATTACGTACAGTGCGAAAAACAAACATACTAAGACATGGGGACTATTTTGCTTTGCTTTTCAATCTTGTTTATTTAAGTTAACCACGTGCTAACGGTCGGGTGGTAAACATGGCATTCCAGCGTCGCTAAGCGAGCTGAGCTCGAATCCGACTATACTCAGATATCCCTAACACGTGGTCACCGGTGATTTAACATTCTCTCGCCAGGAAACGGTTTACCGTTTTTTTTTTGTTTTTTTAAGTTCAACCTAATTATTACTAGTAAGAATTTGAAAGCATAGATCTTTATATTTGTTTTCCCTTATTTGACTATTTTCTTTAGCCTTTCAACAACATATATAAAAACTGCATTAACCCCTCCTTTTGTGCTTTCTAGGAGGCCTCCATCCCACACTTCTCCGGCAATTCATCGGCTGTCGAAAACTTCTTTCCCGGTTTCCATTGCAAAAAAATATCGTCCAATCTTCAAGAAATTGTCTCAAATCCTTGACCTTGTTACTCTGTCCAATGCAACAATTCCCATGCAGTACGCTGACTTTGGTAATATCCCAGTTTGGTTGGCAGAAACTACCAACATCGACTGTATCTATAAACCTCATGTCGAGCCCGATTTTGTTAATGTATTGATCGCTTCTGATATAGTTAAGCACGTCTTGATCGTGTTTGCCAGGGAACCTTAGTCTGGACTTATACCAATATTTGTATAACTTGATTGTTCTGTGATTCGCCGTGACGAATTTGAATCCGCCATTGACTTCATTGTGCTGCCTGTCGCTGAAATTTCCGTTGAAAAATAGATTGCAAGCGGCCTGAAAATCGACATCCGCAACTAATCGAGGAAATGGATCACGGAGCCAAATTGTATCCATGTCCTATATCATAACAAACATTTGGAAAACTATGTTAAAATTTTCAAAAGTAATTCAGCTTGAAGATAAATTGTTAGAGCGATCAAGTTGAATCCAATTAAACCAAAGTAAAATTCTTTAAATCAAACCCAAACCTGCTTTGTGTTTTGTGCAATATTTATTTATATTTTAAAATTATCTATCATACGCGTTGACATATTATTATTTTTTTCTCATCCAAAACCATGCGGATATGTTAACAAACCTACTCAAATCTGAAACTTATAATTCATAGATTTTCAAACTGACTTTATCAAACAGAATAATCAAACTTAATTAACAGAAAGTCCACCTCTAAATTAAAGATGCAAGCTTAATTAGAGAGGTACCGTGAAGAGGAAGTTATATCCAAGCTTAAGCAAAGAACCCAAGAACTTGATTCGACGCCACATCATCTTGACATAATCTCCTACCATGTACCGGTTCTCGCCGGAGAAATCAACTCCGGCAGTCCTTAGCAAGATGCAACGGCGAGGCAAGACATCCAAGCACCGTGAGTAGGCTTTATCGTCCAAACACATCACCACGATGTGGGGGAGTAGCTTACTAGTCCCATTGCCTATTCGAAAGCTCTCAAGAAACACATCGAACGTCGAATTTGGCTCCGCCCAGGCCTGGTTCATCAATGTCATTATTACCGTCTTCTTGTCCTTCATCGATGCTTCCTTCAAAATTCCCTCCAAATTTATCATATCTTCTGACTCAATCTATCAACCAAATAAAACAAATATATTGTAATAGATATGGTTTGTTGAACTACTAACTTATATCATATATATATATATATGCTCTTATTATTTTCTGATGACGGGTTAAAATGCTAAATTATCATTTCAATTGAATAGTAAATTTCTAACTTTATGTATTGTAGACTACCTACCCTTAGGATAAATCTTATATTATGTATATGGCCCGTGATTAAAAGGAAAAATGAGATATAATACTCAAGTATTCATATAGTATGATTTACATAGCTGAATAGATTACTAACGCTATCAATGTTGTTAATTTCTTGTTTCTCTGCCACCACTGGCGCCACAGACGCAGGAAAGTTTGGAACAAGTGATGCCGAATGGTAGACAACTACATACAGCAGAACTGTCAAAAGCAGTAGAGAAACAGCCCATTTAAACTCCCTCCACTTTGCTTGAGGTTGCCACAGCATCTCTTTTACCTGCTGTAAATTTAGACTGTTGATGGTGACGTTAAAGCTGGCCATCATTAATGTGAGAATAAACAGAATAACAGATTAGATGAACAGAAAAAAAAATACAGAAATTTAATGTGGTTCACTAATTGGCTATTTCCACGGGAAAAAAGAATACTTTGGAATTACAAGGGCAAAAAGAATACTTTGGAATTAAAAAGATCTGTCTACAAGAAAGATCTGTCTACAAGAAGAACATACCTGATTTTCTCAATATTATGGCTGCTACATAGATTTAGGAGAGAGGCAATATATATATATATATATATTGTGTTTTCTTGTGTCTTAGAAACCCTAGCATTAATGGGCCCCCAAAATATTAAGGCCCAATAGATTCAAAACATTATTAAACACATCTATACTAATAAAATGAACATTTTGAGGTTTCATGAAGCGTCCACATCACCGAAAAAACTTCTCAAGATACCATGTGGCGTTATTATAAAACAAAAAACAAAAAATTAATAATAAATAAATATACAATATAAAAAATAGAAATATTACATTAAGCATCTAACATGATATTATCATTTGATATAAAAGCAAACAAATTAGAATAAGTAAATATTCAATATAAGAAAAATAATAAATATATAATATAAGAAATAGAAAAACTAAACTAAACATCTATCTGAAAATATATAGTAAAATCATAATAAGTAAATATAAAATATAAGAAATAAAATATTCTATTAAACATCAATTATAATTTAAGAATAAGTAAATATAAAATATAAGAAAAATAAATATACAATATAAGAAATACAAAAAAATTACATTAAACATCTATCTGAAATATGTATAAAAATAAATAACAAGTAAATATAAAATATAAGATATATAAATATTTCATTAAACATCTATTGTAATATTAAAATTTGATATAAAAGCAAAACAATCAGAATAAGTAATTATACAATATAAGAAAAAATAAATAATAAGTAAATATACAATATAAGAAGTGGAAAAACTACATTAAACATCTATCTGAAAAATGTACAAGTTTACATTTTATTATTTCCAAATATTTTTAAATGTAAATATAAATAAGAAAATAAGCATACAATATAAGAAATAAAAATATTGCACTAAACACCTATCATAATATTATTATTTGATATAATATCAAGAAAGGTAAAATAAGTAAATATATAATATAAGTAAAAAATAAACAATAAGTAAATATACAATGAAAAAATGAAAAAAACTAAATTAAACATCTCTCTAAGAAATCTATACTAATAAAAAGGACTTTTTGAGGCTCCATAGAGCGTTCACATCAGCGAAAAAAACTTCTCCCAGAAGATGTCACATGGCATTACAATATAAGAAAAAATAAATACTAAGTCTATATACAATATAAGAAAAATAGATAATAAGTAAATATACAATATAAGAAATATAAATATTACATTTAACATCTATCGTAATACTACCATTTAATATAAAAACAA
This genomic interval from Brassica oleracea var. oleracea cultivar TO1000 chromosome C2, BOL, whole genome shotgun sequence contains the following:
- the LOC106325266 gene encoding UDP-N-acetylglucosamine diphosphorylase 1-like isoform X3, giving the protein MGAASMERENGAVAAAAAATTEMLSPPRVNSPRQALVERLKDYGQEDVFALLDELSPDERDFLVRDIENLDLPRIDRIIRCSLHSQGLPVAAIEPVPENWVATVDRRTMEDREKWWKMGLKTIYEGKLGVVLLSGGQGTRLGISDPKGCFNIGLPSGKSLFQIQAERILCVQRLAAQVVSEGGPTRPVTIHWYIMTSPFTDEATRKYFSSHKYFGLEPDQISFFQQGTLPCISKDGKFIMETPFSLAKAPDGNGGVYAALKSSRLLEDMASRGIKYVDCYGVDNVLVRVADPTFLGYFIDKGAASAAKVVRKVGVFVRRGKGGPLTVVEYSELDQPMASAINQRTGRLQYCWSNVCLNMFTLDFLNQVATGLEKDGVYHLAEKKIPSMNGYTMGLKLEQFIFDSFPYAPSTALFEVLREEEFAPVKNANGSNFDTPESARLSVLRLHTRWVIAAGGFLTHSVPLYATGVEVSPLCSYAGENLEAICRGRTFHAPCEISL
- the LOC106325266 gene encoding UDP-N-acetylglucosamine diphosphorylase 1-like isoform X1, encoding MGAASMERENGAVAAAAAATTEMLSPPRVNSPRQALVERLKDYGQEDVFALLDELSPDERDFLVRDIENLDLPRIDRIIRCSLHSQGLPVAAIEPVPENWVATVDRRTMEDREKWWKMGLKTIYEGKLGVVLLSGGQGTRLGISDPKGCFNIGLPSGKSLFQIQAERILCVQRLAAQVVSEGGPTRPVTIHWYIMTSPFTDEATRKYFSSHKYFGLEPDQISFFQQGTLPCISKDGKFIMETPFSLAKAPDGNGGVYAALKSSRLLEDMASRGIKYVDCYGVDNVLVRVADPTFLGYFIDKGAASAAKVVRKAYPQEQVGVFVRRGKGGPLTVVEYSELDQPMASAINQRTGRLQYCWSNVCLNMFTLDFLNQVATGLEKDGVYHLAEKKIPSMNGYTMGLKLEQFIFDSFPYAPSTALFEVLREEEFAPVKNANGSNFDTPESARLSVLRLHTRWVIAAGGFLTHSVPLYATGVEVSPLCSYAGENLEAICRGRTFHAPCEISL
- the LOC106325266 gene encoding UDP-N-acetylglucosamine diphosphorylase 1-like isoform X4 encodes the protein MGAASMERENGAVAAAAAATTEMLSPPRVNSPRQALVERLKDYGQEDVFALLDELSPDERDFLVRDIENLDLPRIDRIIRCSLHSQGLPVAAIEPVPENWVATVDRRTMEDREKWWKMGLKTIYEGKLGVVLLSGGQGTRLGISDPKGCFSPTRPVTIHWYIMTSPFTDEATRKYFSSHKYFGLEPDQISFFQQGTLPCISKDGKFIMETPFSLAKAPDGNGGVYAALKSSRLLEDMASRGIKYVDCYGVDNVLVRVADPTFLGYFIDKGAASAAKVVRKAYPQEQVGVFVRRGKGGPLTVVEYSELDQPMASAINQRTGRLQYCWSNVCLNMFTLDFLNQVATGLEKDGVYHLAEKKIPSMNGYTMGLKLEQFIFDSFPYAPSTALFEVLREEEFAPVKNANGSNFDTPESARLSVLRLHTRWVIAAGGFLTHSVPLYATGVEVSPLCSYAGENLEAICRGRTFHAPCEISL
- the LOC106325266 gene encoding UDP-N-acetylglucosamine diphosphorylase 1-like isoform X2: MGAASMERENGAVAAAAAATTEMLSPPRVNSPRQALVERLKDYGQEDVFALLDELSPDERDFLVRDIENLDLPRIDRIIRCSLHSQGLPVAAIEPVPENWVATVDRRTMEDREKWWKMGLKTIYEGKLGVVLLSGGQGTRLGISDPKGCFNIGLPSGKSLFQIQAERILCVQRLAAQVVSEGPTRPVTIHWYIMTSPFTDEATRKYFSSHKYFGLEPDQISFFQQGTLPCISKDGKFIMETPFSLAKAPDGNGGVYAALKSSRLLEDMASRGIKYVDCYGVDNVLVRVADPTFLGYFIDKGAASAAKVVRKAYPQEQVGVFVRRGKGGPLTVVEYSELDQPMASAINQRTGRLQYCWSNVCLNMFTLDFLNQVATGLEKDGVYHLAEKKIPSMNGYTMGLKLEQFIFDSFPYAPSTALFEVLREEEFAPVKNANGSNFDTPESARLSVLRLHTRWVIAAGGFLTHSVPLYATGVEVSPLCSYAGENLEAICRGRTFHAPCEISL